The genomic stretch AGGGCCTGATCAATGTCCGCGGGAACGGTGTATTGGGTCAACCCTTTCTGGTATTTGGAGGTGAAATCAAAAAAAGCGGAAGGCGGACGGATCTCGACCAAGGGCAGGACCTCGCGGTCAAAAATACCCGCGGTGAATTCCCTCCCCTTGATGAACCGCTCAACGATCACGCGCCCACCGAACGACAAAGCGTCCTTGAAGGCCGATTCCCACTGGGAAGGATGGCGCACGATATAGACCCCGATGCTGGAGCCCTCGCACGCGGCCTTGACCACGAACGGCAAATTCTTGAGCGCGGCGAAAACATCCTTAAAAGTGACCGGGTCCCCGTCCGTGATGCAGACATGCGGCGGCACGGGAATGCCCGCCTGCTTGAACAGGGTTTGGGTTATGGTCTTATCAAACGCCAGACGGCTGGCGTCGGGGCCGCAGCCCGTATAAGGAATATCCATTTCTTCCAAAATGGACTGGATCACTCCATCCTCCCCCAAACGGCCGTGCAAGGCGATAAAGGCGATGTCCATAGCAGCGTCCCGCAGCAGCGTCCTGATGAGGCCCTGGTCGGAAACGTTGATGTCAACAGGCACGGCCTGATGGCCGGCTCCGGACAATGCAAGGGCGACCGCCCGTCCCGACCTTAAAGAAATTTCCCTTTCGGACGAATAGCCACCCATCAAAACGCCGATGGTCCCGAAACGTCCGCTCATACCAATGGCTCCCTGTGACTGACGGCACCGGTGCGCTCTCTGAGCGCCGCCAAAAACGGTTCACACAGATCCGTGATGTCCCCGGCGCCCAAAAAAAGCACCAGGTCCCCGGGCCGCGCAACACGGACAAGGGTTTCAATGATGGATCCTTTTTTGAGATACGAGGCCCTGCGGCCCAGAACGCAACGGACCCGCTCAAACAATTGCGAAGCGGTCGCGCCTTCATTGGGTTTCTCGCCGGCGGCATAAATATCGGTGAGGATCAATTCATCGGTGAGGTCCAAGCTGCGCGCGAACTCATCCAAAAGGAATTTGGTGCGCGAATAACGGTGCGGCTGGAACACCGTCAGCAAACGCCGGCCGGCAAAAAGGCGCGCCGCCTTCAGGGTGGCGGTGATCTCCGTCGGGTGATGGCCATAATCGTCCACCACCATGATATCACCGGCCTCGCCCTTGAACTGGAAGCGGCGTCTGACGCCGGAAAACGTTCTCAAGGTCCGCCGGATCACCGCAAGGTCAATGTTCAATTCAAGCCCGAGGGTGATGCAGGCCAAGGCATTGAGGACATTGTGTTCGCCGCCAACGGCAAGTTCAAAGTCCCCCAATTTCCCCTGGGGCGTCCGGCAGGAAAAACGGGAATGGAACCCGTCGGTGATGACATCGGTGGCCGTGACGTCAAAAGAGCGGTCAAAACCATACACCCGTGTCCGCGGCGCATGGGTTTTTGCCAGGCGGCGCAGGCGTTCGTCCTGCCCGCAGATGATCACTGTTCCCCCGGGGCGCGTGCATTGCATGAATTTGGCGTAAGCGCTCAAGATGCCGTCCCAATCCTTGTAATGGTCCACGTGCTCAAAATC from Candidatus Omnitrophota bacterium encodes the following:
- the murC gene encoding UDP-N-acetylmuramate--L-alanine ligase, whose amino-acid sequence is MRKHYHLIGIGGIGMGALASLLLAKGHKVSGSDLKASDLTGRLKENGAEITIGHHASNVRGPDFVVYSSAVSIANPERIESVSRKIPLLRRAEVLAQLVNEQTAITVAGAHGKTTTTSMVALLLVEAGLNPTTAVGGIVKGSDHHAHLGEGRYFVAEVDESDGTFLYFKPHFSIITNVDFEHVDHYKDWDGILSAYAKFMQCTRPGGTVIICGQDERLRRLAKTHAPRTRVYGFDRSFDVTATDVITDGFHSRFSCRTPQGKLGDFELAVGGEHNVLNALACITLGLELNIDLAVIRRTLRTFSGVRRRFQFKGEAGDIMVVDDYGHHPTEITATLKAARLFAGRRLLTVFQPHRYSRTKFLLDEFARSLDLTDELILTDIYAAGEKPNEGATASQLFERVRCVLGRRASYLKKGSIIETLVRVARPGDLVLFLGAGDITDLCEPFLAALRERTGAVSHREPLV
- a CDS encoding D-alanine--D-alanine ligase; the protein is MSGRFGTIGVLMGGYSSEREISLRSGRAVALALSGAGHQAVPVDINVSDQGLIRTLLRDAAMDIAFIALHGRLGEDGVIQSILEEMDIPYTGCGPDASRLAFDKTITQTLFKQAGIPVPPHVCITDGDPVTFKDVFAALKNLPFVVKAACEGSSIGVYIVRHPSQWESAFKDALSFGGRVIVERFIKGREFTAGIFDREVLPLVEIRPPSAFFDFTSKYQKGLTQYTVPADIDQALTQRIRQIALAAHDILGCEAFSRVDLRVDEKGDPYILEINTIPGFTETSLFPKAAFKAGYSFAGVCEKLLDLAYGKKVKH